The Desulfotignum phosphitoxidans DSM 13687 genome has a window encoding:
- a CDS encoding NAD-dependent malic enzyme — translation MEINHYEFEYGEYGETTGVTINLRGFDILRFNNISKGTAFSIEERIRLKLSGYLPFRVKTLEEQVQNSLDIIAKKENDIEKFIYIRSLYDRNVVLAHAVIASDVTQFLPIIYTPTVGLACQQYSSMFRRANGIHLFPDNIDYAEYILANYTDKDIRVAVVTDNQGILGLGDQGAGGIPICLGKLMLYTQGAGIAPWHCLPISLDVGTDNQTLLDDPGYLGWRNKRLTGEAYDRFIEKFVNAFKKVFPKALCQWEDFSKQTAFSVRDKYLDQVISFNDDIQGTGSITLAGILAAMKSKNESLTDQVFLVNGAGAGGVGIAEQIWTELIEQGMDETAARKRIFTMDSKGVVTTDRDLEPYKHKFAQDPADLPWLKTQADNTLKNAILQAKVTVLIGTSGQTGCFDPSIVDAMMQISKKPVILPLSNPTTNAEALPKDLYQWSNGQALVATGSPFAPVTHNGKSYRIGQMNNAFVFPGIGLGIVASGATRVLPVFFSAAAHAVAGFISDQDLADGILCPPLDQLREVSIAVAKQVGAEAINAGVTGDGCAFSRFKHNNDPERLNTLIDHMVWNPVYY, via the coding sequence ATGGAAATCAATCATTACGAATTTGAGTACGGCGAATACGGCGAAACCACGGGTGTCACCATCAATCTTCGCGGATTTGACATTCTTCGCTTCAACAATATCAGCAAAGGCACGGCATTCTCCATTGAAGAACGGATCCGCCTCAAGCTGAGCGGATATCTTCCCTTCCGGGTCAAAACCCTGGAAGAACAGGTGCAGAACAGCCTGGATATCATTGCCAAAAAAGAAAATGATATTGAAAAATTCATCTACATCCGAAGCCTGTACGACCGCAACGTGGTTCTGGCCCATGCCGTGATCGCCAGCGATGTCACCCAGTTTCTGCCCATTATCTATACCCCCACCGTGGGCCTGGCCTGCCAGCAGTATTCCAGTATGTTCCGCCGGGCCAACGGGATCCATCTGTTTCCCGACAATATCGACTATGCGGAATATATTCTGGCCAACTACACGGACAAGGACATCCGGGTGGCCGTGGTCACGGACAACCAGGGCATCTTAGGCTTAGGGGACCAGGGGGCCGGGGGTATTCCCATCTGCCTGGGCAAACTGATGCTGTACACCCAGGGCGCGGGCATCGCTCCCTGGCACTGCCTGCCCATTTCCCTGGATGTGGGAACCGACAATCAAACGTTGCTGGATGACCCCGGGTATCTGGGCTGGCGGAACAAACGCCTGACAGGAGAGGCCTATGACCGGTTTATTGAAAAATTCGTCAACGCCTTTAAAAAAGTGTTTCCCAAAGCCCTGTGCCAGTGGGAGGATTTTTCCAAACAAACCGCGTTTTCCGTGCGGGACAAATACCTGGACCAGGTGATCTCGTTCAACGATGATATCCAGGGCACGGGGTCCATCACTTTGGCCGGTATTCTGGCGGCCATGAAATCCAAAAATGAATCCTTGACCGACCAGGTGTTTCTGGTGAACGGGGCCGGTGCCGGGGGCGTGGGCATTGCCGAACAGATCTGGACCGAACTCATTGAACAGGGCATGGATGAAACGGCGGCCAGAAAGCGCATTTTCACCATGGATTCCAAAGGTGTGGTCACCACGGACCGGGATCTGGAACCTTATAAACACAAATTCGCCCAGGATCCGGCCGACCTGCCCTGGTTGAAAACACAGGCAGACAATACATTGAAAAATGCCATTCTCCAGGCAAAAGTCACGGTACTCATCGGCACTTCCGGCCAGACCGGCTGCTTTGACCCGTCCATTGTGGATGCCATGATGCAGATTTCAAAAAAACCGGTCATTCTGCCTTTGAGCAATCCCACCACCAATGCGGAGGCCCTGCCCAAAGATCTGTACCAGTGGAGCAACGGCCAGGCCCTGGTGGCCACGGGATCGCCCTTTGCCCCCGTGACCCACAACGGCAAATCATACCGCATCGGCCAGATGAACAATGCGTTTGTGTTTCCGGGCATCGGTCTGGGAATTGTGGCGTCCGGCGCCACCCGGGTGCTGCCCGTATTTTTCTCTGCCGCAGCCCATGCCGTGGCCGGGTTTATCTCGGATCAGGACCTGGCGGACGGGATTTTGTGTCCGCCCCTGGATCAGCTGAGAGAAGTGTCCATTGCCGTGGCCAAACAGGTGGGGGCCGAAGCCATCAACGCCGGCGTGACCGGGGATGGATGCGCGTTTTCCCGGTTCAAGCACAACAATGATCCGGAACGGCTCAACACCCTGATCGATCACATGGTGTGGAACCCGGTCTATTATTAA